The Thermosipho melanesiensis BI429 sequence ATATTTTTGCAAGGTATTTGTTTATTCTTTCAAGAAAAATACCACTTTGAGTATTATCAATTTTTATTATATTCATCATAATTACATTATAGCATTACCCCATCCAACTTGGATGGGGTTATCTTAATTATTTAATAATTCTTTAGCTTCTTCTAGTGTAGGTATTTTTCCGGAAATTACCACTTTTCCATCAATTGCTACTGCAGGTGTTGCAACTACTCCTCGTGAGATTATTTCATCAATATCCGTTACTTTTTCTATTTTTGCGTCAATTTCCAAATCTTTTACAGCAATTTTCATAATCTTTTCTGTCTGTTTGCATTTTGGACATCCACTCCCTAAAATTTCAATC is a genomic window containing:
- a CDS encoding thioredoxin family protein translates to MKKIEILGSGCPKCKQTEKIMKIAVKDLEIDAKIEKVTDIDEIISRGVVATPAVAIDGKVVISGKIPTLEEAKELLNN